The following proteins are encoded in a genomic region of Neomonachus schauinslandi chromosome 7, ASM220157v2, whole genome shotgun sequence:
- the CD14 gene encoding monocyte differentiation antigen CD14 yields the protein MVLCLLLLLLPPALCVSEPALEPCEVDDEDFRCFCNFTDPEPEWSSAFQCVSAIEVEIHGGGRSLQQFLKAAHTDPKQYADMVKALRLRRLTVASAQVPASLVAAFLRALGYSRLKELTLQDLEVTGATPPPPREATGPALSTLSLRNVSWATGGAWLAELQQWLKPGLKVLNIAQAHSLAFSCAQLRTFPALTTLDLSDNPRLGERGLTAALCPHKFPALQALVLRNAGIETPNGVCLAMAAAGVQPHRLDLSHNSLRATAPGAPGCVWPSTLTSLNLSFAGLEQVPKGLPARLSVLDLRCNKLNREPRPEELPKVSNLTLDGNPFLDPEGPNYQEDPMKSGVVPACAHSALAVGMSGTFVVFQRVGGFT from the exons ATG GTGCTCTgcttgttgctgctgctgctgccgccagCGCTGTGCGTCTCGGAACCCGCACTAGAGCCCTGCGAAGTGGACGACGAGGATTTCCGCTGCTTCTGCAACTTCACGGATCCGGAGCCCGAGTGGTCCAGCGCCTTCCAGTGTGTAAGTGCCATCGAGGTGGAGATCCACGGCGGCGGCCGCAGCCTGCAACAATTCCTAAAAGCCGCACACACGGACCCGAAGCAGTACGCTGACATGGTCAAGGCTCTGCGCTTGCGGCGGCTCACAGTGGCCTCCGCACAGGTTCCCGCTAGCCTTGTGGCCGCCTTCTTGCGTGCGCTGGGGTACTCCCGCCTCAAGGAACTGACGCTCCAGGACCTGGAGGTAACCGGCGCcacgccgccgccgcctcggGAAGCCACTGGGCCTGCGCTCTCCACCCTCAGTCTCCGGAACGTGTCGTGGGCAACGGGAGGTGCCTGGCTCGCCGAACTGCAGCAGTGGCTGAAGCCCGGCCTCAAGGTACTGAACATTGCGCAAGCACACTCGCTTGCTTTTTCCTGCGCGCAGCTCCGCACCTTCCCGGCCCTCACCACCTTAGACCTATCCGACAATCCCCGACTGGGCGAGCGCGGACTGACAGCAGCTCTCTGTCCGCACAAGTTCCCGGCCCTCCAGGCTCTAGTTTTACGGAACGCCGGGATAGAGACGCCCAACGGCGTGTGCTTGGCGATGGCGGCGGCGGGTGTGCAACCCCACCGCCTAGACCTCAGCCACAACTCGCTGCGCGCCACCGCCCCCGGCGCTCCTGGGTGTGTCTGGCCCAGCACACTGACATCTCTCAACTTGTCCTTCGCTGGGCTGGAGCAGGTGCCTAAGGGACTACCGGCCAGGCTTAGCGTGCTTGATCTTAGGTGCAACAAGCTGAACAGAGAGCCTCGGCCAGAAGAGCTGCCCAAGGTGAGTAACCTGACACTGGATGGGAATCCCTTTCTGGACCCTGAAGGCCCCAACTACCAAGAAGACCCGATGAAGTCTGGCGTGGTCCCAGCCTGTGCGCATTCGGCCCTGGCGGTGGGGATGTCAGGAACCTTCGTGGTGTTTCAAAGGGTGGGAGGCTTCACCTAA